One Solanum pennellii chromosome 10, SPENNV200 genomic region harbors:
- the LOC107002234 gene encoding uncharacterized protein LOC107002234 encodes MRKFTKERNLVKPAKTRFATAFLTLRAMYIQRKNLKTLVLSTEWNSSKFAKETSGKEVANLLISIHFWNDVVRALTVCSPLTKVLRLVDGEKKPPMGYIYEAMDRAKEAIAHGFRGVQKHYEKVFQIIDARWSEQLHRPLHAAGHVLNPGLYYKAEEEGTLLQSLWTEYYACVEKLVRDTTIQDALIAELPKYKMADGLFGCGPAKRARDTRSPVEWWSLFGSETPNLQKFAMKVLSLTCSSSGCERNWSVFEHIHSKKRNRLTLSRLNDLVYIKYNRTLKRRYDARDLIDPIRLDNIDDSNEWLVGCPEDQDDELVYEDDDLTWGSVATAIGADESIYHLRGLSSRSTVLDKGKGVESTSLSSSSSRTRTLIDEEYEEEEDEEQYNDVEDFDLQELDNFEEE; translated from the exons ATGAGAAAATTCACCAAAGAAAGAAATTTGGTGAAACCGGCCAAGACAAGATTTGCAACGGCATTCTTAACTTTGAGAGCTATgtacattcaaagaaaaaacttgaaaactttagtcCTCTCAACCGAATGGAATTCAAGCAAATTTGCAAAGGAAACTTCGGGGAAAGAAGTTGCCAATCTTCTTATTTCTATCCACTTTTGGAATGATGTTGTTCGGGCACTTACAGTTTGTAGCCCTTTGACAAAAGTGCTTCGTTTGGTGGATGGGGAGAAAAAACCACCAATGGGTTATATTTATGAGGCAATGGATAGAGCCAAAGAAGCTATTGCACATGGTTTTCGTGGAGTTCAGAAGCATTATGAGAAAGTGTTTCAAATTATTGATGCAAGGTGGTCAGAACAACTCCATCGGCCTTTGCATGCTGCAGGCCATGTTTTGAACCCAGGATTATATTATAAAGCTGAAGAAGAGGGAACTTTATTACAGAGTTTGTGGACCGAGTATTATGCATGTGTTGAGAAGTTGGTCCGTGATACAACAATACAAGATGCACTAATCGCTGAGCTTCCTAAGTACAAAATGGCGGATGGACTATTTGGTTGTGGTCCGGCTAAAAGAGCTAGAGACACAAGGTCACCGG ttgaATGGTGGTCACTATTTGGTAGTGAAACACCAAACTTGCAAAAGTTTGCCATGAAAGTGTTAAGCCTAACTTGTAGCTCATCTGGATGTGAGCGAAATTGGAGTGTGTTTGAACAC ATTCATTCCAAAAAGAGGAATAGGCTTACACTATCGCGTCTCAATGATCTAGTGTACATTAAGTACAATAGAACATTGAAACGCCGTTATGATGCTCGTGATCTTATTGATCCAATTCGCTTGGATAACATAGATGATTCCAACGAATGGTTAGTTGGATGCCCCGAAGATCAAGATGATGAACTAGTATATGAGGATGATGATCTTACTTGGGGTAGTGTTGCTACGGCAATTGGAGCGGACGAGAGTATCTATCATCTTAGGGGACTTTCTTCAAGATCAACAGTACTTGACAAGGGCAAAGGAGTAGAAAGTACATCTTTAAGTTCATCTTCAAGTAGGACTCGGacactaattgatgaagaatacgaggaggaagaagatgaagagcaATATAATGATGTAGAAGATTTTGATCTTCAAGAGTTGgataattttgaagaagaatag